From Theileria orientalis strain Shintoku DNA, chromosome 4, complete genome, the proteins below share one genomic window:
- a CDS encoding uncharacterized protein (Spen paralogue and orthologue C-terminal domain containing protein) has product MVQNPEYSQAKVKVRLCEQLRVHAPHIFSRRQASQPDSYQKYPKKFQDNANPPFNRGPPFHNQPPAHDPDPPYSNIPEPPEPPKDFSIYSRTNLVWQGNIARNSKKLTETLAIKISGQCSHFLTASIDIINITHRLKWEEASKNVPLAVFSLHSSNNLKLEPFNEYIEYFKTKNRIGVAPLGNDHNIYICAPGNPLFDKHMPGGITTPTLIGIVVANEAITTNQPGRLQQSNGDWLNQLNNITAMLGTKK; this is encoded by the exons ATGGTTCAAAATCCAGAATACTCTCAAGCTAAGGTTAAAGTTCGTCTATGCGAGCAGCTTAGGGTTCACGCTCCTCATATTTTCTCAAGGAGGCAGGCATCGCAGCCAGATTCTTATCAAAAGTATCCGAAAAAATTCCAAGATAACGCCAATCCGCCCTTTAACCGTGGACCGCCCTTTCACAATCAGCCTCCTGCTCACGACCCTGACCCTCCGTATTCTAACATACCTGAGCCGCCGGAGCCTCCAAAGGACTTTTCCATATACTCCAGAACC AACCTCGTTTGGCAGGGAAACATAGCTCGCAACTCAAAGAAGCTCACGGAAACTCTGGCCATTAAAATCAGCGGCCAGTGTAGTCACTTTTTAACTGCTTCCATCGATATCATTAACATTACTCATCGTCTCAAGTGGGAGGAGGCTTCTAAAAACGTTCCCCTTGCTGTGTTCTCCTTGCACTCTTCCAACAACCTTAAGTTGGAGCCCTTCAATGAGTATATTGAATACTTCAAGACCAAGAACAGG ATTGGTGTTGCTCCCTTGGGTAATGATCATAACATTTACATTTGCGCTCCTGGCAATCCACTATTCGACAAACACATGCCTGGCGGAATAACCACACCAAC TCTAATCGGAATCGTTGTTGCTAATGAAGCTATTACCACAAATCAACCTGGACGACTACAGCAATCAAACG GCGACTGGTTAAATCAGCTAAATAACATTACTGCTATGCTTGGAACCAAGAAATAA
- a CDS encoding nuclear RNA binding protein B — protein sequence MAANKVTYNVGTSNQFAGFYDDHEVVYYHPDVIPRTHVPYGNAAIAYHVVPAYVAVDNVPTYTDDNIIDTRARARHTSRRFRGNPNAARKFDRLSGTGRGKEIKKQGEGGHNWGNPSKESKTPNAMITEDNELAEELNNLTLNDKTPSKSNEEKELNRENGKDKGNDKTKNDIMDFESYKLLQKSKRTNLPTFTVNDKKTVSTDEELQNGGYVKYVKKTEETKTQEKVKVVNYNVGSNPSNVLPSHPSSFRDRKSRKNYSGQPRPRNTNNRIRVKAPDFNDLKMFPCLELTS from the exons ATGGCAGCTAACAAGGTTACTTACAACGTTGGGACGTCAAATCAATTTGCTGGCTTCTACGACGATCATGAAGTCGTATATTATCATCCAGATGTTATACCAAGAACACACGTCCCGTACGGCAATGCAGCGA TTGCGTACCATGTTGTTCCCGCATACGTCGCCGTCGACAACGTCCCAACATACACAGATGATAATATCATCGACACGAGAGCTAGGGCCAGGCACACAAGTAGAAGGTTCAGAGGGAACCCAAACGCAGCAAGAAAGTTCGATAGGTTAAGCGGCACGGGAAGAGGAAAGGAAATTAAGAaacaaggagaaggaggacaCAACTGGGGAAACCCATCAAAGGAATCAAAAACGCCCAACGCAATGATCACAGAAGATAACGAACTTGCAGAAGAACTGAACAACCTGACCCTTAACGACAAGACGCCGTCGAAATCTAACGAAGAAAAGGAATTGAACAGGGAAAACGGAAAGGATAAGGGGAACGACAAGACGAAAAACGACATTATGGATTTCGAGTCATACAAATTGTTGCAGAAGTCAAAAAGAACAAATTTGCCCACGTTTACAGTAAATGACAAGAAGACTGTATCGACAGACGAAGAACTCCAGAATGGTGGATATGTAAAGTACGTGAAGAAGACGGAAGAAACAAAGACACAGGAGAAAGTAAAG GTTGTCAACTACAACGTTGGCTCGAATCCTTCCAACGTACTGCCCAGTCATCCATCATCGTTTAGAGATCGTAAGTCCAGAAAAAACTACTCGGGCCAACCCAGACCAAGAAACACT aaCAACAGGATTAGAGTTAAAGCACCCGATTTTAACGATCTGAAAATGTTTCCTTGCCTTGAATTGACGtcataa
- a CDS encoding DEAD-box family RNA-dependent helicase, with the protein MAEKTQEYSSTYRNHSYGPSRFSTSNRQYHEKDRSSTRTSDHHRDKYATKPYDKPTPKSFERNGYQYDQKGYYNSRNFGSSYGGHRYGSGYLGANLAPVNWSTVELVKFEKNFYVEHPDVKALTWKDAEAIRSQKEITVVSGKDVPNPVVKFEQTSFPKYILSSIEQAGFKEPTPIQVQSWPVALSGRDMIGIAETGSGKTLAFLLPAIVHINAQSLLRPGDGPIVLVLAPTRELAEQIKDTAVTFGKSSKIKTSVAYGGVPKKLQIINLKRGVEILIACPGRLIDFLENHITNLKRVTYLVLDEADRMLDMGFEPQIRKITSQIRPDRQTLMFSATWPKEVISLSHTLLSHEVVHINIGSLDLTACHNVEQNVLIIEEKDKRMKLKELLKKLMDGSKILIFAETKKGADTLTRELRLDGWPALCIHGDKKQEERSWVLSEFKAGKHPIMIATDVASRGLDVHDVKYVINYDFPAQIEDYVHRIGRTGRAGMKGSSYTFLTADKFKVARDLVKLLREANQPVPEELQKLANDRSNSGDFRRWGSYSRGSHYTSSNTTPIGGKPYTNSYHGSHSSHSGSYSSYSSYRR; encoded by the exons ATGGCTGAAAAAACTCAGGAATACAGTTCCACTTACAGGAATCATTCTTACGGCCCTTCTAGATTCTCAACATCAAACCGTCAATATCACGAAAAGGATAGATCCTCCACAAGAACTTCGGATCACCACCGTGATAAGTACGCAACGAAGCCCTATGATAAGCCCACACCCAAGTCTTTCGAGAGGAATGGGTACCAATACGATCAGAAGGGCTACTACAACTCAAGGAACTTTGGGTCGAGTTATGGCGGACACAGATACGGGTCCGGCTACCTCGGAGCTAACCTGGCGCCAGTCAACTGGAGTACGGTGGAACTGGTCAAATTCGAGAAAAACTTCTATGTCGAGCACCCGGACGTCAAGGCTCTCACGTGGAAGGACGCAGAAGCTATAAGAAGCCAGAAGGAGATAACAGTGGTATCGGGAAAGGATGTCCCCAATCCCGTCGTGAAGTTCGAACAGACTTCATTCCCAAAGTACATATTGAGCTCGATTGAACAAGCTGGATTTAAGGAACCAACGCCCATACAGGTTCAGTCATGGCCAGTTGCACTATCAGGACGCGATATGATAGGAATAGCCGAGACAg gATCTGGAAAAACATTGGCGTTTTTACTGCCAGCAATAGTTCACATAAATGCACAGAGTTTACTTAGGCCAGGAGATGGGCCAATAGTTTTAGTATTAGCACCAACGAGAGAGTTGGCAGAACAGATCAAGGACACGGCAGTGACATTCGGAAAAtcaagtaaaataaaaacaagcGTAGCCTACGGAGGAGTCCCAAAAAAGTTACAAATCATCAACTTGAAGAGGGGAGTGGAGATACTAATAGCGTGTCCAGGAAGGCTTATCGATTTTTTAGAAAATCATATCACTAACCTGAAAAGAGTAACCTACCTGGTGCTAGATGAGGCAGATCGAATGCTGGACATGGGATTTGAACCTCAAATCAGAAAAATCACCTCACAGATAAGGCCAGACAGACAGACACTCATGTTCAGTGCAACGTGGCCGAAAGAAGTCATTTCACTCTCACACACACTACTAAGTCATGAAGTTGTGCACATCAACATCGGCTCCCTGGACCTGACAGCGTGCCATAACGTGGAGCAAAACGTGCTGATaatagaagaaaaggataaaagaatgaagctgaaggaactACTGAAGAAACTGATGGACGGAAGTAAGATTTTGATCTTCGCGGAAACGAAAAAGGGAGCAGACACACTTACGAGAGAACTGAGACTAGACGGGTGGCCAGCATTGTGTATCCACGGCGACAAGAAGCAGGAGGAACGCTCCTGGGTACTCAGCGAGTTCAAGGCAGGAAAACACCCAATCATGATCGCCACGGACGTGGCGAGCAGAGGACTCGACGTGCACGACGTCAAGTACGTCATCAACTACGACTTCCCCGCACAGATCGAGGACTACGTGCACAGGATCGGCAGGACGGGCAGAGCTGGCATGAAGGGGAGCTCCTACACATTCCTCACGGCAGACAAGTTCAAGGTCGCGCGCGACCTCGTGAAGCTGCTCAGGGAGGCGAACCAGCCGGTGCCAGAGGAGCTGCAGAAGCTGGCGAACGACCGGTCCAACAGCGGAGACTTCAGGCGCTGGGGCTCGTACTCGCGAGGCTCCCACTACACGTCCTCGAACACGACTCCCATCGGAGGAAAGCCGTACACAAACAGCTACCACGGCTCCCACAGTTCCCACAGCGGTAGCTACAGCTCATATTCGTCCTATAGGAGATAA
- a CDS encoding cytosol aminopeptidase: MLVKEYPYSPFHGETVNFHFGKTDSTLEQVNFSIGSLGVFHFAEASEEVKKSDNGEQGEPEYKVDSLGFFPKEFFNKNSPLMKMAMNKKFSAGLGDVLDSSSTHNGELMLELVLGLGKKKDLLSTDLVNVASVAASLVSQNKPKTVVFVLRNLCVHYVELLMTNFLVHLCVDNRFKKDTKNEPYLENILILHENHTQLTNLDKKVKALAESVNITRELVTAPPNYANTVTISEFLKKKLGDMGLEVTVLEREDCEKQNMFCYLSVGQGSKYPHKFIHAVYKPDGDSQTTKKLVMVGKGIMFDSGGYNIKNSGNWIHLMKFDMGGLSAVFGAAHAIAKLKPKNVEVHFISASCENMVDANSYRPSDVVVASNGKTVEVFNTDAEGRLTLADALVYAAKLNPDYLLDMATLTGAQMVALGTKCAAFYSNDEDFAELYAKAAKNGGENAWRMPLLKEQKETLKSKLADLVNADLKMFAGSVNAAQFLSEFVGDKKWVHVDMAGPVWDWKQERGTGYGVMSLVNLALLLADATTNNV, translated from the exons ATGTTGGTCAAAGAATATCCGTACTCTCCATTCCACGGTGAAACTGTCAATTTTCACTTCGGAAAGACCGATTCCACATTGGAACAAGTAAACTTTAGTATTGGCAGTTTAGGAGTATTTCATTTCGCTGAAGCATCAGAAGAGGTAAAAAAGAGTGATAATGGTGAACAAGGAGAACCTGAATACAAGGTAGACTCTCTTGGCTTCTTTCCTAAAGAGTTTTTTAACAAGAATTCACCTTTGATGAAGATGGCCATGAACAAAAAATTCTCAGCAGGATTAGG TGATGTTTTGGATTCATCGTCCACACATAATGGGGAGCTAATGTTAGAATTGGTATTAGGCCTTGGAAAAAAAAAGGATCTGTTATCCACTGACCTAGTAAATGTGGCGTCTGTAGCGGCCTCATTGGTCTCTCAGAATAAGCCAAAGACAGTTGTGTTTGTACTCAGGAATTTATGCGTACACTACGTAGAGCTACTTATGACAAACTTCCTAGTGCACCTTTGCGTTGAtaacagatttaaaaaggatACGAAGAATGAACCTTATTTGGaaaatatacttatattACACGAGAATCACACTCAACTAACAAATTTGGACAAG aaGGTGAAAGCGTTGGCGGAGTCAGTTAACATAACACGAGAACTTGTGACGGCGCCCCCAAACTACGCAAACACAGTAACAATATCTGAAtttctgaagaagaagctaGGTGACATGGGACTGGAGGTTACAGTTCTGGAAAGAGAGGACTGCGAAAAACAAAACATGTTTTGCTACCTCTCAGTGGGACAAGGAAGTAAATATCCACATAAGTTTATCCACGCAGTATATAAGCCAGATGGTGATTCACAAACCACTAAGAAGCTGGTCATGGTGGGAAAGGGAATCATGTTTGATTCAGGAGGATATAACATAAAG aaCTCCGGAAACTGGATACATTTGATGAAGTTCGATATGGGAGGGCTGTCGGCAGTGTTTGGGGCTGCGCACGCAATTGCGAAGCTTAAGCCCAAGAACGTTGAAGTCCACTTTATATCGGCGAGTTGCGAAAACATGGTCGACGCAAATTCATATAGACCATCAGATGTAGTAGTAGCGTCAAACGGGAAGACAGTAGAA GTGTTCAACACCGATGCCGAAGGTAGACTGACGCTGGCAGATGCGCTCGTGTATGCAGCAAAGCTGAATCCCGACTATCTGCTGGATATGGCTACACTGACTGGAGCACAGATGGTCGCACTAG GAACTAAATGCGCAGCTTTCTATTCAAATGACGAAGATTTTGCAGAGTTATATGCCAAGGC AGCAAAAAATGGAGGCGAGAACGCCTGGAGAATGCCcctgctgaaggagcagaaggaAACGCTGAAGTCCAAGCTCGCGGACCTGGTAAATGCAGACCTGAAAATGTTTGCCGGCTCTGTGAACGCAGCACAGTTCCTGAGCGAATTCGTGGGAGAC AAAAAATGGGTTCACGTGGACATGGCCGGCCCCGTGTGGGACTGGAAGCAGGAGAGGGGAACGGGATACGGAGTTATGTCGCTCGTAAACCTGGCACTGCTGCTAGCAGATGCTACAACaaacaatgtgtaa
- a CDS encoding uncharacterized protein (HSP20-like chaperone domain containing protein) — translation MNRKFDWFQDENTLTLIIYESLVISESVKIKLEDKNIQISYKTKIGKCVNLLLNLDSKIKSLKLKLTSQINNPDDDPKNVNLLVTEKKIEVKLFKKEAGLWDELQSVERDANNDNKKSTLTNKFNDKELDSESSDDDSDLSSEDQFMNLLKSIYSKGDDNTRRAMIKSFIRAPSQIGEDHDLQIGDPSSSITDTFVASAKEPEEEYPTHSSKAEEACCNHTQHTNMFYLHISQILDELSEIEPPSRIEPPRHDIETLTKVEHVATTDNCQRDYSKPCPLQFTHELLEDGSHKCVFPKFYSGPCLGQDLIYKEMGNDEKVQWSKNCMANWPCVFCNRIYSLYCPGGFECKALNSYSGPCKEETYNFIDYNIAMQKDWSRMCKSYWPCSSS, via the exons ATGAACAG aAAATTCGATTGGTTTCAGGACGAAAATACACtaacattaattatatatgaATCACTTGTAATATCTGAAtctgttaaaattaaactcgaggataaaaacatacaaataTCATATAAAACCAAAATAGGTAAATGTGTTAACTTATTATTGAATTTAGAttctaaaattaaatccttaaaactaaaattgacatcgcaaataaataatcCTGATGATGATCCAAAAAATGTCAATTTATTGGTTACAGAG AAAAAAATCGAAGTGAAACTGTTCAAAAAGGAAG cTGGTCTGTGGGATGAACTACAATCTGTCGAGAGAGATGCCAACAACgacaataaaaaatcaactcTAACAAATAAG tttaatGATAAGGAATTGGATAGCGAATCAAGTGATGATGATTCTGACTTAAGCTCTGAGGACCAATTTATGAACCTGTTGAAAAGCATATACTCCAAGGGCGATGATAATACGAGAAGGGCAATGATCAAATCAttt ATACGTGCCCCTAGTCAAATTGGAGAGGATCATGACTTACAAATCGGGGATCCCTCGTCTTCAATTACTGATACATTTGTTGCTTCCGCTAAAGAgcctgaagaagaatatCCTACTCATAGTAGCAAAGCAGAAGAGGCATGTTGCAACCATACACAACACACAAACATGttttacttacacatttctcAGATACTCGATGAACTCTCTGAAATTGAACCTCCAAGTCGAATAGAACCGCCTA GGCATGATATTGAAACGTTGACTAAGGTCGAGCACGTAGCAACTACTGATAATTGCCAAAGGGACTACTCAAAGCCCTGTCCACTG cAATTTACCCATGAACTGCTTGAGGATGGATCTCACAAATGCGTGTTCCCCAAATTTTACTCAG GACCATGCCTAGGCCAGGACTTAATTTATAAGGAAATGGGAAATGACGAGAAGGTTCAGTGGTCTAAAAATTGTATGGCCAATTGGCCATGTGTATTCTGTAACAGAATCTACTCTCTCTACTGTCCAG GTGGCTTTGAATGCAAAGCTCTAAACAGCTACTCCGGCCCCTGCAAAGAGGAGACCTATAACTTTATCGACTACAATATCGCAATGCAAAAGGACTGGAGcagaatgtgtaaatcatACTGGCCATGCTCAAGCTCATAA